A window of Desulfobotulus pelophilus genomic DNA:
ATGCTGTGGAAATATAGGCGGCCCCCATGGCCTCCAGAACACCCAGAAGAAGACCGCCCAACATGGCTCCCGGAATGTTACCGATGCCTCCGATGATGGCTGCTGTAAAAGCCTTGAGACCAAAAATCCATCCCATGGTGAAGTTGATCTGGCCGTAGTAGATACCTACCATCACGCCCGCAGCAGCTCCCAGGGCAGGACCAATGATAAAAACAATCTGAATTACCCTGTCTACATTGATACCCATGAGACGTGCCGCATCCTGGTCAATAGCTGCCGCACGAATGGCCGTACCTATCTGTGTTTTCTGCACAAAAAAGTACAGACCCGCCATCATGACAAGGGAAACAAGCAAGAGCAGAACCCGCAGCAGGGGAATCTCAACGCCAAAAAACGAAAGGGGAATGTTGGGAAGAATACCGTGGGGATAGACCTGAAAACGGGCACCATAAATCAGCATGATGGCATTCTGCAGAAAGATGGATGCGCCCAGCGCAGATACAATGGCCGAGAGCCTTGGGGAAGAC
This region includes:
- a CDS encoding branched-chain amino acid ABC transporter permease; the protein is MEFFLQQLFNGLAVGGIYALVALGYTMVYGVMKLMNFAHGELFTMGAFLGLSFLGIFAFTESLGPFGGVLVLILLVMAMVALMGVLLERVAYRPLRSSPRLSAIVSALGASIFLQNAIMLIYGARFQVYPHGILPNIPLSFFGVEIPLLRVLLLLVSLVMMAGLYFFVQKTQIGTAIRAAAIDQDAARLMGINVDRVIQIVFIIGPALGAAAGVMVGIYYGQINFTMGWIFGLKAFTAAIIGGIGNIPGAMLGGLLLGVLEAMGAAYISTAWKDAIAFAVLILILLVRPRGILGERVADKL